The proteins below are encoded in one region of Ricinus communis isolate WT05 ecotype wild-type chromosome 6, ASM1957865v1, whole genome shotgun sequence:
- the LOC8272271 gene encoding uncharacterized protein LOC8272271 isoform X1, with amino-acid sequence MKKMAELSSGSLVKFLQEMHVDGIANTLQDDDKPVLLQIRSIIPVLREGDYLWPNQGFFLRVSDLSHAIYVSLPQEQDDMVLYDKLHIGQFLYVERLEAAYPVPLLKGIRPIPGRHPCLGNPKDIIPMHNLEKFLGFTKLESINEEHDDYDVIKKTVESPQSLTDSKARLNDMIKEKQREKSLCTSSNEVCTDEGIIKTGGLSWKSEEKNDLIKEEKKQTENSRSLNDSRGSSNEVIKTLAEINDKLKKKQAEKSRSFGASRTGSLNESIGRRTSSIYRPRKSDAESTSSYRTKRNDAESYYKGLRKHKQRYGYKDSDMESTVSATSAQPMFKRRSWNGKEATRIAEIPDTPVVKHEVKPDGSSASVSGSSAHSSRNDSSDDNSSSIPKKNVTSIPAKLPTIPSKSHIPTIEKTGPEVTYQRETLSSMNDQISTDINISWDFLPSSLVKLGQELLRQRDIALLASVEALLDASASDRLLKCLSIYSDILSAKEDEHHHPSLERFFSLENNLDRTKLMFQSITGIIPPRKANTDPSTLDSAGEEIKLALDRKQNATEWIKAALESDLDPVSDHIKTIDIPILATNAPKIPTKTSPGNIPKAPLTLRKQRSNIELHAGMAPEMENRQEWIKGRSLPISVELANSLDKESRTWFLSYVEDYLDWVSSKSCSSESDSQVPGNMYKIKKVSDWLDMTCKDKSTLQGFELDACGRVRNKIYGILMKHVERTTMSGAIAES; translated from the exons ATGAAGAAAATGGCAGAGTTGAGTTCTGGGTCGCTTGTGAAGTTTCTCCAGGAAATGCATGTTGATGGGATTGCGAACACATTGCAAGATGATGATAAACCTGTTTTGTTACAGATTAGAAGCATAATTCCTGTATTAAGAGAAGGTGATTATCTTTGGCCTAATCAAGGATTCTTTCTAAGAGTTTCAGATTTATCTCATGCAATATATGTTTCTTTGCCTCAAGAACAAGATGACATGGTTCTATATGACAAATTGCATATTGGACAATTCCTATATGTGGAAAGATTAGAGGCTGCTTATCCTGTTCCATTGCTTAAAGGCATTAGGCCTATTCCTGGTAGACATCCATGTCTTGGAAATCCTAAAGATATTATTCCTATGCataatttggaaaaatttcTTGGTTTTACTAAATTAGAGTCTATAAATGAAGAGCATGATGATTATGATGTGATAAAGAAGACAGTAGAAAGCCCTCAATCTTTAACCGACTCGAAAGCAAGGTTGAACGATATgataaaagagaaacaaagggAAAAGTCTCTGTGTACGAGCTCAAATGAGGTCTGCACAGATGAGGGAATAATTAAGACAGGAGGCCTGAGCTGGAAAAGCGAAGAAAAAAACGATTTGATAAAGGAGGAGAAGAAGCAAACCGAAAACTCTCGATCTTTAAATGATTCAAGAGGAAGCTCAAATGAAGTTATAAAGACACTTGCAGAgattaatgataaattaaagaagaagCAGGCAGAAAAGTCTCGATCTTTCGGTGCTTCAAGAACAGGAAGCTTGAATGAGAGCATAGGTAGAAGAACCTCCTCAATTTACAGGCCTAGAAAGAGTGATGCCGAAAGTACCTCGAGTTACAGGACTAAAAGGAATGACGCTGAAAGTTATTACAAGGGGCTTAGGAAACATAAACAGAGATATGGTTACAAGGATAGTGATATGGAAAGTACAGTCTCAGCTACCTCAGCACAACCAATGTTCAAGAGAAGAAGCTGGAATGGGAAGGAAGCTACAAGGATAGCTGAAATCCCAGACACCCCAGTTGTCAAGCATGAGGTAAAACCTGATGGTAGCAGTGCTAGCGTTTCT GGTTCTTCGGCTCATTCGTCGAGGAATGACAGCTCTGATGACAATTCAAGCTCTATACCCAAAAAGAATGTCACCAGTATACCTGCAAAATTACCCACGATTCCCAGCAAGAGTCACATCCCCACAATAGAGAAAACAGGTCCAGAGGTTACGTATCAAAGAGAGACTTTGAGTTCAATGAATGACCAAATCTCAACAGACATTAATATATCCTGGGATTTCCTTCCTTCATCCTTGGTGAAGCTTGGACAG GAGCTATTAAGACAAAGAGACATTGCCTTGCTTGCTTCTGTGGAGGCTTTACTAGATGCTTCTGCTTCTGATAGATTACTCAAATGTCTAAG CATTTACTCTGACATTCTGTCAGCCAAGGAAGATGAACACCATCATCCATCACTTGAAAGGTTTTTCAGTCTTGAAAATAACTTGGATCGTACCAAATTAATGTTTCAATCAATAACTGGTATTATTCCTCCAAGAAAAGCTAATACTGATCCAAGTACCCTTGATTCTGCTGGTGAAGAAATAAAACTTGCATTGGACAGAAAGCAAAATGCAACTGAATGGATCAAAGCAGCTTTGGAATCTGATCTAGACCCAGTTTCTGATCATATCAAAACCATAGATATCCCCATTTTAGCTACCAATGCACCGAAAATACCAACTAAAACAAGCCCTGGAAATATACCAAAAGCTCCATTAACTCTTAGGAAGCAAAGGAGCAATATTGAATTGCATGCTGGAATGGCACCTGAAATGGAAAATCGACAAGAATGGATAAAGGGAAGATCTTTACCTATATCAGTAGAATTAGCAAACTCCTTAGATAAAGAAAGTAGAACATGGTTCTTGAGTTATGTTGAGGATTACTTAGATTGGGTTAGCAGCAAAAGTTGTTCCTCAGAATCAGATAGCCAAGTACCTGGAAACATGTATAAGATTAAGAAAGTGAGTGACTGGTTAGATATGACATGCAAAGACAAATCTACATTACAGGGTTTTGAATTAGACGCTTGTGGGAGAGTCAGGAACAAAATATATGGGATACTAATGAAGCATGTAGAGAGAACTACCATGAGTGGTGCAATAGCTGAATCTTGA
- the LOC8272272 gene encoding probable beta-D-xylosidase 5 isoform X1, protein MRIQHLLTLLLSLLLVIFPIASQNFACDKNSPQTNDYSFCNTSLSYQDRAKDLISRLTLQEKVQQLVNHAAGIPRLGIPAYEWWSEALHGVSNVGFGVRFNGTVPGATSFPAVILSAASFNETLWLKMGQVVSTEARAMHNVGLAGLTYWSPNVNVFRDPRWGRGQETPGEDPLVVSRYAVNYVRGLQEVGDEGNSTADKLKVSSCCKHYTAYDLDKWKGVDRFHFDAKVTKQDLEDTYQPPFRSCVEEAHVSSVMCSYNRVNGIPTCADPDLLKGIIRGEWNLDGYIVSDCDSIEVYYDSINYTATPEDAVALALKAGLNMNCGEFLGKYTVDAVKLNKVEESVVDQALIYNFIVLMRLGFFDGDPKSLLFGNLGPSDVCSDGHQKLALDAARQGIVLLYNKGALPLSKNNTRNLAVIGPNANVTTTMISNYAGIPCKYTTPLQGLQKYVSTVTYAAGCKSVSCSDDTLIDAATQAAAAADAVVLLVGLDQSIEREGLDRENLTLPGFQEKLVVDVVNATNGTVVLVVMSSSPIDVSFAVNKSKIKGILWVGYPGQAGGDAVAQVMFGDYNPAGRSPFTWYPQEYAHQVPMTDMNMRANSTANFPGRTYRFYAGNTLYKFGHGLSYSTFSNFIISGPSTLLLKTNSDLKPDIILSTHNSTEEHPFINSQAIDITTLNCTNSLLSLILGVRNNGPVSGDHVVLVFWKPPNSSEVTGAANVQLVGFSRVEVNRGKTQNVTLEIDVCKRLSLVDSEGKRKLVTGQHIFTIGSDTEHQVRHHLDVRLAQNGSFGGGSLSYVRAVTEPFHTARQ, encoded by the exons ATGAGAATCCAACATCTCTTAACACTTCTCCTTTCATTGCTCCTAGTTATATTCCCTATTGCGTCTCAAAATTTTGCTTGTGACAAGAATAGTCCTCAAACAAATGATTATTCTTTCTGTAACACATCCCTTTCCTATCAGGATCGAGCCAAGGACCTCATTTCGCGTTTAACTCTTCAAGAAAAGGTGCAACAACTAGTGAATCATGCAGCAGGAATTCCGAGGCTAGGCATTCCGGCCTATGAGTGGTGGTCAGAGGCGCTTCATGGAGTGTCAAATGTTGGTTTTGGTGTACGGTTCAATGGTACAGTCCCTGGTGCTACTAGCTTTCCTGCAGTGATTTTGTCTGCAGCTAGTTTTAATGAGACTTTGTGGTTAAAGATGGGACAGGTTGTGTCAACTGAGGCTCGAGCCATGCACAATGTTGGTCTAGCAGGATTGACATATTGGAGTCCTAATGTTAATGTGTTTAGGGACCCAAGATGGGGTCGTGGTCAGGAAACACCAGGGGAAGATCCCTTGGTGGTGTCAAGATATGCAGTGAATTATGTTAGGGGCTTGCAAGAAGTAGGTGATGAAGGGAATTCTACTGCTGATAAACTTAAGGTCTCAAGCTGTTGCAAGCATTATACTGCTTATGATCTTGATAAGTGGAAAGGTGTTGATCGGTTTCACTTTGATGCAAAG GTGACAAAACAGGACTTGGAGGACACGTATCAGCCACCATTTAGAAGCTGTGTAGAGGAGGCACATGTCAGTAGTGTGATGTGTTCATATAACAGGGTGAATGGGATTCCTACTTGTGCTGATCCTGACCTGCTTAAAGGGATAATCAGAGGCGAATGGAATCTTGATGG ATATATTGTCTCCGACTGTGACTCCATTGAGGTTTACTATGACAGCATCAACTATACAGCTACTCCTGAAGATGCAGTGGCCCTTGCCTTAAAAGCAG GTTTGAACATGAACTGTGGGGAATTTTTGGGGAAGTATACAGTGGATGCAGTGAAATTGAACAAAGTAGAAGAATCTGTAGTAGATCAGGCCTTAATCTACAACTTCATAGTCCTAATGAGACTTGGTTTCTTTGACGGAGATCCAAAGTCGCTCCTCTTTGGGAATCTTGGACCATCTGATGTATGTAGCGATGGTCATCAAAAGCTGGCACTTGATGCTGCAAGGCAAGGAATAGTCTTGTTATACAACAAAGGAGCTCTACCTTTGTCTAAAAACAATACCAGGAACTTAGCAGTTATAGGACCCAATGCCAATGTCACTACAACAATGATAAGCAACTATGCAGGTATACCCTGCAAGTACACTACCCCTTTACAGGGCCTGCAAAAATATGTCTCGACAGTTACGTATGCAGCTGGATGTAAATCGGTGAGTTGCAGTGATGATACACTTATTGACGCGGCAACTCAGGCTGCAGCTGCAGCTGATGCAGTGGTGTTGTTGGTGGGGCTTGATCAGTCGATAGAGAGAGAGGGATTGGATAGAGAGAACTTGACATTGCCAGGATTTCAAGAGAAACTTGTAGTGGATGTTGTTAATGCAACAAACGGAACAGTGGTTCTTGTTGTTATGTCTTCTAGTCCTATTGATGTTTCTTTTGCAGTGAATAAGAGCAAGATTAAAGGGATTTTGTGGGTTGGATATCCTGGTCAAGCAGGAGGAGATGCCGTAGCTCAAGTCATGTTTGGTGACTATAATCCAG CTGGCAGGTCCCCTTTTACATGGTACCCACAAGAGTATGCTCATCAAGTGCCAATGACAGACATGAACATGAGAGCAAATTCAACTGCAAACTTTCCTGGAAGAACCTACAGGTTCTACGCTGGGAACACTTTATACAAATTTGGTCATGGTCTGAGCTATTCAACCTTCTCCAACTTCATAATATCAGGTCCATCAACTCTATTACTCAAAACAAATTCTGATCTCAAACCAGATATCATTCTCTCAACTCATAACTCAACAGAAGAACACCCTTTTATCAACAGCCAAGCCATTGACATTACTACACTGAACTGCACCAATTCACTACTTAGCCTTATCCTTGGAGTGAGAAACAACGGGCCAGTGAGTGGAGACCATGTGGTGCTAGTGTTCTGGAAGCCACCTAACTCTTCAGAAGTGACGGGTGCAGCAAATGTGCAATTGGTTGGGTTCAGTAGAGTGGAGGTGAATAGAGGGAAGACACAGAATGTGACTCTGGAAATAGATGTGTGCAAAAGACTTAGTCTTGTGGACAGTGAAGGGAAAAGAAAGTTGGTGACAGGGCAACATATTTTTACTATTGGGTCTGACACTGAACATCAAGTGAGGCATCATCTTGATGTTAGACTGGCTCAGAATGGATCATTTGGAGGAGGCAGTTTGTCTTATGTAAGAGCAGTAACAGAACCATTTCACACAGCAAGGCAGTGA
- the LOC8272272 gene encoding probable beta-D-xylosidase 5 isoform X2 has product MRIQHLLTLLLSLLLVIFPIASQNFACDKNSPQTNDYSFCNTSLSYQDRAKDLISRLTLQEKVQQLVNHAAGIPRLGIPAYEWWSEALHGVSNVGFGVRFNGTVPGATSFPAVILSAASFNETLWLKMGQVVSTEARAMHNVGLAGLTYWSPNVNVFRDPRWGRGQETPGEDPLVVSRYAVNYVRGLQEVGDEGNSTADKLKVSSCCKHYTAYDLDKWKGVDRFHFDAKVTKQDLEDTYQPPFRSCVEEAHVSSVMCSYNRVNGIPTCADPDLLKGIIRGEWNLDGYIVSDCDSIEVYYDSINYTATPEDAVALALKAGLNMNCGEFLGKYTVDAVKLNKVEESVVDQALIYNFIVLMRLGFFDGDPKSLLFGNLGPSDVCSDGHQKLALDAARQGIVLLYNKGALPLSKNNTRNLAVIGPNANVTTTMISNYAGIPCKYTTPLQGLQKYVSTVTYAAGCKSVSCSDDTLIDAATQAAAAADAVVLLVGLDQSIEREGLDRENLTLPGFQEKLVVDVVNATNGTVVLVVMSSSPIDVSFAVNKSKIKGILWVGYPGQAGGDAVAQVMFGDYNPAGRSPFTWYPQEYAHQVPMTDMNMRANSTANFPGRTYRFYAGNTLYKFGHGLSYSTFSNFIISAKPLTLLH; this is encoded by the exons ATGAGAATCCAACATCTCTTAACACTTCTCCTTTCATTGCTCCTAGTTATATTCCCTATTGCGTCTCAAAATTTTGCTTGTGACAAGAATAGTCCTCAAACAAATGATTATTCTTTCTGTAACACATCCCTTTCCTATCAGGATCGAGCCAAGGACCTCATTTCGCGTTTAACTCTTCAAGAAAAGGTGCAACAACTAGTGAATCATGCAGCAGGAATTCCGAGGCTAGGCATTCCGGCCTATGAGTGGTGGTCAGAGGCGCTTCATGGAGTGTCAAATGTTGGTTTTGGTGTACGGTTCAATGGTACAGTCCCTGGTGCTACTAGCTTTCCTGCAGTGATTTTGTCTGCAGCTAGTTTTAATGAGACTTTGTGGTTAAAGATGGGACAGGTTGTGTCAACTGAGGCTCGAGCCATGCACAATGTTGGTCTAGCAGGATTGACATATTGGAGTCCTAATGTTAATGTGTTTAGGGACCCAAGATGGGGTCGTGGTCAGGAAACACCAGGGGAAGATCCCTTGGTGGTGTCAAGATATGCAGTGAATTATGTTAGGGGCTTGCAAGAAGTAGGTGATGAAGGGAATTCTACTGCTGATAAACTTAAGGTCTCAAGCTGTTGCAAGCATTATACTGCTTATGATCTTGATAAGTGGAAAGGTGTTGATCGGTTTCACTTTGATGCAAAG GTGACAAAACAGGACTTGGAGGACACGTATCAGCCACCATTTAGAAGCTGTGTAGAGGAGGCACATGTCAGTAGTGTGATGTGTTCATATAACAGGGTGAATGGGATTCCTACTTGTGCTGATCCTGACCTGCTTAAAGGGATAATCAGAGGCGAATGGAATCTTGATGG ATATATTGTCTCCGACTGTGACTCCATTGAGGTTTACTATGACAGCATCAACTATACAGCTACTCCTGAAGATGCAGTGGCCCTTGCCTTAAAAGCAG GTTTGAACATGAACTGTGGGGAATTTTTGGGGAAGTATACAGTGGATGCAGTGAAATTGAACAAAGTAGAAGAATCTGTAGTAGATCAGGCCTTAATCTACAACTTCATAGTCCTAATGAGACTTGGTTTCTTTGACGGAGATCCAAAGTCGCTCCTCTTTGGGAATCTTGGACCATCTGATGTATGTAGCGATGGTCATCAAAAGCTGGCACTTGATGCTGCAAGGCAAGGAATAGTCTTGTTATACAACAAAGGAGCTCTACCTTTGTCTAAAAACAATACCAGGAACTTAGCAGTTATAGGACCCAATGCCAATGTCACTACAACAATGATAAGCAACTATGCAGGTATACCCTGCAAGTACACTACCCCTTTACAGGGCCTGCAAAAATATGTCTCGACAGTTACGTATGCAGCTGGATGTAAATCGGTGAGTTGCAGTGATGATACACTTATTGACGCGGCAACTCAGGCTGCAGCTGCAGCTGATGCAGTGGTGTTGTTGGTGGGGCTTGATCAGTCGATAGAGAGAGAGGGATTGGATAGAGAGAACTTGACATTGCCAGGATTTCAAGAGAAACTTGTAGTGGATGTTGTTAATGCAACAAACGGAACAGTGGTTCTTGTTGTTATGTCTTCTAGTCCTATTGATGTTTCTTTTGCAGTGAATAAGAGCAAGATTAAAGGGATTTTGTGGGTTGGATATCCTGGTCAAGCAGGAGGAGATGCCGTAGCTCAAGTCATGTTTGGTGACTATAATCCAG CTGGCAGGTCCCCTTTTACATGGTACCCACAAGAGTATGCTCATCAAGTGCCAATGACAGACATGAACATGAGAGCAAATTCAACTGCAAACTTTCCTGGAAGAACCTACAGGTTCTACGCTGGGAACACTTTATACAAATTTGGTCATGGTCTGAGCTATTCAACCTTCTCCAACTTCATAATATCAG CCAAGCCATTGACATTACTACACTGA
- the LOC8272271 gene encoding uncharacterized protein LOC8272271 isoform X2 — protein MKKMAELSSGSLVKFLQEMHVDGIANTLQDDDKPVLLQIRSIIPVLREGDYLWPNQGFFLRVSDLSHAIYVSLPQEQDDMVLYDKLHIGQFLYVERLEAAYPVPLLKGIRPIPGRHPCLGNPKDIIPMHNLEKFLGFTKLESINEEHDDYDVIKKTVESPQSLTDSKARLNDMIKEKQREKSLCTSSNEVCTDEGIIKTGGLSWKSEEKNDLIKEEKKQTENSRSLNDSRGSSNEVIKTLAEINDKLKKKQAEKSRSFGASRTGSLNESIGRRTSSIYRPRKSDAESTSSYRTKRNDAESYYKGLRKHKQRYGYKDSDMESTVSATSAQPMFKRRSWNGKEATRIAEIPDTPVVKHEGSSAHSSRNDSSDDNSSSIPKKNVTSIPAKLPTIPSKSHIPTIEKTGPEVTYQRETLSSMNDQISTDINISWDFLPSSLVKLGQELLRQRDIALLASVEALLDASASDRLLKCLSIYSDILSAKEDEHHHPSLERFFSLENNLDRTKLMFQSITGIIPPRKANTDPSTLDSAGEEIKLALDRKQNATEWIKAALESDLDPVSDHIKTIDIPILATNAPKIPTKTSPGNIPKAPLTLRKQRSNIELHAGMAPEMENRQEWIKGRSLPISVELANSLDKESRTWFLSYVEDYLDWVSSKSCSSESDSQVPGNMYKIKKVSDWLDMTCKDKSTLQGFELDACGRVRNKIYGILMKHVERTTMSGAIAES, from the exons ATGAAGAAAATGGCAGAGTTGAGTTCTGGGTCGCTTGTGAAGTTTCTCCAGGAAATGCATGTTGATGGGATTGCGAACACATTGCAAGATGATGATAAACCTGTTTTGTTACAGATTAGAAGCATAATTCCTGTATTAAGAGAAGGTGATTATCTTTGGCCTAATCAAGGATTCTTTCTAAGAGTTTCAGATTTATCTCATGCAATATATGTTTCTTTGCCTCAAGAACAAGATGACATGGTTCTATATGACAAATTGCATATTGGACAATTCCTATATGTGGAAAGATTAGAGGCTGCTTATCCTGTTCCATTGCTTAAAGGCATTAGGCCTATTCCTGGTAGACATCCATGTCTTGGAAATCCTAAAGATATTATTCCTATGCataatttggaaaaatttcTTGGTTTTACTAAATTAGAGTCTATAAATGAAGAGCATGATGATTATGATGTGATAAAGAAGACAGTAGAAAGCCCTCAATCTTTAACCGACTCGAAAGCAAGGTTGAACGATATgataaaagagaaacaaagggAAAAGTCTCTGTGTACGAGCTCAAATGAGGTCTGCACAGATGAGGGAATAATTAAGACAGGAGGCCTGAGCTGGAAAAGCGAAGAAAAAAACGATTTGATAAAGGAGGAGAAGAAGCAAACCGAAAACTCTCGATCTTTAAATGATTCAAGAGGAAGCTCAAATGAAGTTATAAAGACACTTGCAGAgattaatgataaattaaagaagaagCAGGCAGAAAAGTCTCGATCTTTCGGTGCTTCAAGAACAGGAAGCTTGAATGAGAGCATAGGTAGAAGAACCTCCTCAATTTACAGGCCTAGAAAGAGTGATGCCGAAAGTACCTCGAGTTACAGGACTAAAAGGAATGACGCTGAAAGTTATTACAAGGGGCTTAGGAAACATAAACAGAGATATGGTTACAAGGATAGTGATATGGAAAGTACAGTCTCAGCTACCTCAGCACAACCAATGTTCAAGAGAAGAAGCTGGAATGGGAAGGAAGCTACAAGGATAGCTGAAATCCCAGACACCCCAGTTGTCAAGCATGAG GGTTCTTCGGCTCATTCGTCGAGGAATGACAGCTCTGATGACAATTCAAGCTCTATACCCAAAAAGAATGTCACCAGTATACCTGCAAAATTACCCACGATTCCCAGCAAGAGTCACATCCCCACAATAGAGAAAACAGGTCCAGAGGTTACGTATCAAAGAGAGACTTTGAGTTCAATGAATGACCAAATCTCAACAGACATTAATATATCCTGGGATTTCCTTCCTTCATCCTTGGTGAAGCTTGGACAG GAGCTATTAAGACAAAGAGACATTGCCTTGCTTGCTTCTGTGGAGGCTTTACTAGATGCTTCTGCTTCTGATAGATTACTCAAATGTCTAAG CATTTACTCTGACATTCTGTCAGCCAAGGAAGATGAACACCATCATCCATCACTTGAAAGGTTTTTCAGTCTTGAAAATAACTTGGATCGTACCAAATTAATGTTTCAATCAATAACTGGTATTATTCCTCCAAGAAAAGCTAATACTGATCCAAGTACCCTTGATTCTGCTGGTGAAGAAATAAAACTTGCATTGGACAGAAAGCAAAATGCAACTGAATGGATCAAAGCAGCTTTGGAATCTGATCTAGACCCAGTTTCTGATCATATCAAAACCATAGATATCCCCATTTTAGCTACCAATGCACCGAAAATACCAACTAAAACAAGCCCTGGAAATATACCAAAAGCTCCATTAACTCTTAGGAAGCAAAGGAGCAATATTGAATTGCATGCTGGAATGGCACCTGAAATGGAAAATCGACAAGAATGGATAAAGGGAAGATCTTTACCTATATCAGTAGAATTAGCAAACTCCTTAGATAAAGAAAGTAGAACATGGTTCTTGAGTTATGTTGAGGATTACTTAGATTGGGTTAGCAGCAAAAGTTGTTCCTCAGAATCAGATAGCCAAGTACCTGGAAACATGTATAAGATTAAGAAAGTGAGTGACTGGTTAGATATGACATGCAAAGACAAATCTACATTACAGGGTTTTGAATTAGACGCTTGTGGGAGAGTCAGGAACAAAATATATGGGATACTAATGAAGCATGTAGAGAGAACTACCATGAGTGGTGCAATAGCTGAATCTTGA
- the LOC112536198 gene encoding uncharacterized protein LOC112536198, whose translation MSMNHAHYKRSLVVTIYYIPKNPYQIYKVSSKSKEEEEEEQGEMEGLIPYILHAIKKQRPHRTYKSFSEGSSRRYHLLIGSGDSINGSSHRRTRSEFQPPAMELLEQRSALEYVRSSSLRKRSVNSPTVASESKFGTTAYHGRQSKFPGM comes from the coding sequence ATGAGCATGAACCATGCCCACTATAAAAGAAGTTTGGTTGTCACAATTTACTACATACCCAAAAATCCTTACCAAATCTACAAAGTTTCATCAAAGagcaaagaagaagaagaagaagaacaaggCGAGATGGAAGGCTTAATTCCTTATATTCTGCATGcaataaagaaacaaaggCCTCACAGGACCTACAAGTCTTTCTCTGAGGGCTCAAGCCGTAGATACCATTTGCTGATAGGATCGGGTGACTCCATCAATGGCTCGTCTCATCGGCGAACCAGGTCGGAGTTCCAGCCACCCGCCATGGAGTTACTGGAGCAGCGATCTGCTCTTGAATATGTCCGTTCAAGTAGCTTGAGAAAACGGTCCGTCAATTCTCCTACGGTGGCTAGTGAGTCAAAGTTTGGTACCACTGCATATCATGGTCGACAGAGTAAATTTCCAGGGATGTGA